DNA from Synechococcus elongatus PCC 6301:
CACCTCGACTTCGATAAGAACAAACTCGAAGCCAAGGTCACGGGAGCCTGCGAGCGCGAATGGGTTGCGCTGCAAATCAATGAACTACTGGTGGTCGAGTACTACTCGCGCAAAGTGTAGACTCTCCACTCTGCTTACAAGACTGCAACAGCTCCTGCCTCTGGGTGGGGGCTGTTGTTGTTTGGCGCAAGGATGCATTTGGTCATGGCAAGGCAGAGCCCTGTGCTGACTCTCCATCATTTCTCCTAGGGCAACCCTCCAAGCGGTCTGCCGACAGTCCTTTCTAGTTGCTTCAGACGCTGTAGATCAATCGTTGGGATTGCGTTCATCCTCGGTGGCCAGAATGGCTGTCATCTTTCTGCTGCAAGTGTTGATCTTCTGGCTGATGTCTCGCAGTGGAATCTTGAGCAATAAGGGGTGGAAACTGATCGCCCTTGGATGGCTTCGACAGTGGGCGATCGCCTAACGATTGAGAATCAACATTGAAAGGATTGCGATCGCGTGAGCATCAACCTTCAGAAGCGACTCTCTGGGTCAGGAGCGATCGCTCTGTGCATAATTTTTGGGTTTGCGTTGGTTTTAAAGATTTACAACAATTGAAAAAGACTAATCCTTAGATTGTTATTGACAATGATCAAGTCAGAGTCAGAGTTTTGCCTAAAATCAAGGGCCAAAATGACTTGTAATCGATTGAGTAAGACCAGCGATCAAGATTGAAAAAGGCTTCTCAATAATTACATCTACTAAATCGTTTTGAATGCTGAACTTATCGAGCAGAAAAACTTATCAGATTAATTGAAAAAACAAGGGAACTTTTTGCGTTTAGCTATTGCGCGATTCCCGTGAGAGACCGTAAATGTTTCTACATGCAAAACGCAAAGTCTATTGACTTAGCTCTATGGGTTTCTCCACAGAGTCTTAACTGCAGATGGTTATCAGCCTTATCGGTCTGGAATAACCAGTTGGCCTAAAGTCATGCAGACAGAGCGTTTCTGCGCCTCTCGTGAAGCAATTCGCACAACTTGTCCATCTTTAGAGGCATCTCCTGTTGTGGGATGTAGGGGAGACGTATGAACGAATTTCAACCAGTCAATCGTCGTCAGTTTCTGTTCACGCTCGGAGCAACCGCTGCTAGCGCTATTTTGCTGAAGGGTTGCGGTAATCCTCCTTCCAGTAGCGGCGGCGGGACTTCTAGTACAACTCAGCCAACTGCTGCAGGGGCGAGTGATCTGGAAGTCAAGACAATCAAATTGGGCTACATCCCCATCTTTGAAGCGGCTCCACTGATCATTGGCCGCGAAAAAGGCTTTTTTGCCAAATATGGCTTGGATGTTGAAGTCTCGAAACAAGCCAGCTGGGCAGCTGCTCGCGATAACGTCATTCTCGGTTCTGCTGGTGGCGGCATCGATGGCGGTCAGTGGCAAATGCCGATGCCTGCCTTGCTAACGGAAGGTGCGATCAGCAACGGTCAAAAAGTTCCCATGTATGTCTTGGCTTGCTTGAGCACCCAAGGCAATGGCATCGCTGTTTCCAATCAGCTCAAGGCCCAAAATCTGGGCTTGAAGCTAGCGCCCAACCGCGACTTTATCCTCAACTACCCGCAAACTAGCGGCCGGAAGTTCAAAGCATCCTACACCTTCCCGAACGCCAACCAAGACTTCTGGATTCGCTATTGGTTTGCAGCTGGCGGTATCGATCCTGATAAAGACATTGAACTCTTGACCGTTCCCAGCGCAGAAACTCTACAAAATATGCGCAATGGCACGATCGATTGCTTCAGTACCGGCGATCCCTGGCCGTCGCGGATTGCCAAAGATGACGTCGGCTATCAAGCTGCGCTGACAGGTCAAATGTGGCCTTACCACCCCGAGGAATTCTTGGCGCTGCGAGCAGACTGGGTAGACAAACATCCGAAAGCTACGCTCGCCTTGCTGATGGGCTTGATGGAAGCGCAGCAATGGTGCGATCAGAAAGCAAATCGGGCAGAGATGGCCAAGATCCTCTCCGGTCGCAACTTCTTTAACGTGCCGGTTTCGATCCTGCAGCCGATTCTGGAAGGTCAAATCAAAGTTGGAGCAGACGGAAAAGATCTCAACAACTTTGATGCCGGCCCGCTCTTCTGGAAGAGTCCGCGCGGCAGTGTCTCCTATCCCTACAAAGGGCTCACCCTCTGGTTCTTGGTGGAGTCGATCCGCTGGGGCTTCAACAAGCAAGTGCTACCTGACATTGCAGCCGCCCAGAAACTCAACGATCGCGTGACTCGTGAAGACCTCTGGCAAGAGGCAGCCAAGAAATTAGGGGTGCCCGCTGCGGATATCCCAACCGGATCGACTCGCGGTACCGAGACCTTCTTTGATGGCATCACCTACAACCCAGACAGTCCGCAAGCTTATCTCCAAAGCTTGAAGATTAAACGGGCATAAGTAGGGGCTTCAATCATCAACCTTAGTTCAGTCACTATCAGGAGATAGACAGACCATGGTTACTGCACGGGAAACAAGACGAAACGGAAGTCGTCCTTCTGGCTTAAAAAAATGGCGTCAGAAACTCGATGGCATCTTGCTACCGCTAGCAGGAATTTTGGGTTTCCTCATCATTTGGCAGATCTTTTCTAGCAGCGGGGCAACCCGCTTGCCCGGCCCGCTCAGTCTCTTCACAGAAGAGAGAACACGCGAGTTGCTGCTCTATCCCTTCTTGGATCGCGGCGGGCTGGATAAAGGTCTGTTCTGGCAGACGATCGCTAGTTTGACGCGGGTGGCCCAGGGCTTTTCGATCGCAGCCATCATCGGCATTTCCGTTGGAATTCTAGTTGGCCTCAACCGCCAACTCAACGCGATGCTAGACCCACTGTTTCAGTTCCTGCGCATGATTGCACCGCTGGCTTGGGTACCGATCGCTTTGGTCGCCTTCCAGCAAAATCAACCTGCAGCAATCTTCGTAATTTTCATTACCGCCGTTTGGCCAATTCTAATTAATACGGCGGAAGGGGTACGCCAAATTCCCCAGGACTATAACAACGTAGCTCGCGTGCTACGGATGTCGAAAAGCAAGTACCTAATGAAGGTGGTCTTGCCGGCAGCCCTGCCCTATATCTTTACCGGCCTTCGCATTGCGATCGGCTTATCTTGGCTAGCGATTATCGCTGCAGAAATTGTGATGTCTGGCATTGTCGGCATTGGCTTCTTTATCTGGGATGCCTATCAGCAAAACTACGTTAGTGACATCATCTTGGCAGTGATTTATATCGGTGCTGTTGGCTTGTTGCTAGACCGCTTTGTGGCTTGGCTGCAACGCTGGATTCTACGCAATATGTAAGGTTTGCCAAACACTCGGAGGATTGATCATGAGTTTATTTGTTGCTGTTGAAAACATTGAAAAATCATTCCCTCTGAGTGGTGGGAATGAATACCTTGCCCTTAAGGGTATCGATCTTGAAATCAAGCAAGGTGAATTCATCTCGCTGATTGGTCACTCCGGTTGTGGGAAGTCCACCCTGCTCAACCTGATTGCTGGTCTAGAGTTGCCAACCGATGGCGCGGTCAGTCTCGAAGGTCAGCAGATCACCGCACCAGGGCCAGACCGGATGGTGGTCTTCCAGAACTACTCGCTTTTCCCTTGGCTGACGGTGCGCGAAAACATCGCGCTTGCGGTCGACGAAGTGCTGCGCGATCTGCCCAAAGAAGAGCGGCAGGCGATCGTGGAAGAACATATCCAACTGGTGGGCTTGGGTCATGCAGCGGATAAGCCACCCGCTCAACTTTCTGGCGGAATGAAACAACGGGTGGCGATCGCACGGGGCTTGGCGACTCGTCCGAAGTTGCTGCTTCTCGATGAACCCTTTGGGGCGCTGGATGCACTAACGCGCGGCAATCTGCAAGAGAAGCTGATGCAGATTTGCGAAGAGAATCACGTCACGGCCGTTATGGTCACTCATGACGTTGATGAAGCGGTCTTACTTTCCGATCGCATTGTGATGCTAACCAATGGGCCCGGCTCGAAGATCGGTGGCATCCTGGAGGTCGATATTCCTCGCCCGCGCAAACGCATGGATGTGGTGCATCACCCCAGCTACTACAGCCTGCGATCGGAAATCATCTACTTCCTCAACCAGCAAAAACGGGTCAAGAAACTCAATGCCCGCAAGGTGACTACCGTGGCGCGGCACGGTCTGGAAAAGGTCAATCTGGAAATCGGCTATGTGCCCCTAATGGCCTGTGCACCGCTGGTGGTGGCCCAAGAAAAAGCCTTCTTTGCCAAACACGGCCTCGATGAAGTCAGCTTGGTGCGAGAGACCAGTTGGCGTGGCATTGTCGATGGGTTGACTGAAAACTACCTCGATGCAGCCCAGATGCCAGCCGGCATGCCGGTCTGGATGTCTGTGGGTGGCCAAGGTGGCAGTCCTCTACCGATCGTTTCGTCCTTGACAATGAGCCGCAACGGTAACGGCATTACCCTCTCCAAAGCCCTGTATGACGAGGGTATTCAGACGGTCGATGACTTCCGTAACTTGCTGCGCAGCACGGCTGACAAGCAGCACATCATGGGCATTGTCCATCCAGCTTCGATGCACAACTTGCTGTTGCGCTACTGGCTGGCAGCGAATCAGATCGACCCCGATCGCGATGTGCAATTGCGCACGATCCCTCCGGCGCAGATGGTGGCCGACCTCAAGGACGGCACGATCGATGGCTACTGTATCGGTGAGCCTTGGAATGCGTGGGCAGCCCAAAAAGAAATTGGCTTCACAATCGCCAGCGATCTGGAAATTTGGAATGGTCACCCCGGCAAAGTACTCGGTGTCCGTGAAGACTGGGCTAATCGCTATCCCAACAGCCATGTGGCCTTGGTCAAAGCGCTGCTAGAAGCCTGCCAGTACTGCGAAGATCCTGCGAACTGGGATGAACTGCGCGAACTGTTAAGCGATCGCCGCTACCTGAGCTGTCCGAAGGAGTACATCCAGTTCAGCCAAAGCACTGCCGACGACTTGGCGGTGCCTCACCATCGCTTTGCTGGAGCGGGCGTTAACCGTCCCAGTCGGACAGAGCATCTCTGGATGATGACCCAGTTGGCTCGCTGGGGTGATGTGCCCTTCCCCCGCAACTGGGTTGAAATCTTGGAGCGGGTTTGCCGGGTTGGGGTGTTTAGCACCGCCGCCCGCGAACTGGGGCTCTCGGAGGTCGTCAACTATCAGCGCAGCACGCCGGTTGAACTGTTTGACGGCGTCCCCTTCAACGCTGAAGACCCGATCGCTTACCTCAATTCCCTGCCCATCCACCGCGACTTCAGCGTGGCAGAAATTGCACTCGATCAGCCCCGCCCGATCGCAGCTGCCTAGCATTCCCTCCAGAGGACTTGTGTCATGCAAACCCTTCGTCAACAGCAGCCGATAGTTCCTTCCTCGCCTGGGCATGATCCCTTTTTGATTGTGGAGAATGTCTCCAAAATCTACGAGACGCCCAAAGGCCCCTACACCGTTTTGGATGGAGTCAATCTTACAGTTCAGGAAGGCGAATTTATCTGCGTGATCGGCCACTCCGGCTGTGGCAAATCGACTCTTCTGAATATGGTTTCGGGCTTCAATCAACCCTCCCACGGCTCCGTGCGGTTGAAGGGTAAAGAGATCGACCGGCCCGGCCCCGATCGCATGGTGGTCTTCCAAAACTATGCGCTT
Protein-coding regions in this window:
- a CDS encoding CmpA/NrtA family ABC transporter substrate-binding protein — its product is MNEFQPVNRRQFLFTLGATAASAILLKGCGNPPSSSGGGTSSTTQPTAAGASDLEVKTIKLGYIPIFEAAPLIIGREKGFFAKYGLDVEVSKQASWAAARDNVILGSAGGGIDGGQWQMPMPALLTEGAISNGQKVPMYVLACLSTQGNGIAVSNQLKAQNLGLKLAPNRDFILNYPQTSGRKFKASYTFPNANQDFWIRYWFAAGGIDPDKDIELLTVPSAETLQNMRNGTIDCFSTGDPWPSRIAKDDVGYQAALTGQMWPYHPEEFLALRADWVDKHPKATLALLMGLMEAQQWCDQKANRAEMAKILSGRNFFNVPVSILQPILEGQIKVGADGKDLNNFDAGPLFWKSPRGSVSYPYKGLTLWFLVESIRWGFNKQVLPDIAAAQKLNDRVTREDLWQEAAKKLGVPAADIPTGSTRGTETFFDGITYNPDSPQAYLQSLKIKRA
- the ntrB gene encoding nitrate ABC transporter permease, giving the protein MVTARETRRNGSRPSGLKKWRQKLDGILLPLAGILGFLIIWQIFSSSGATRLPGPLSLFTEERTRELLLYPFLDRGGLDKGLFWQTIASLTRVAQGFSIAAIIGISVGILVGLNRQLNAMLDPLFQFLRMIAPLAWVPIALVAFQQNQPAAIFVIFITAVWPILINTAEGVRQIPQDYNNVARVLRMSKSKYLMKVVLPAALPYIFTGLRIAIGLSWLAIIAAEIVMSGIVGIGFFIWDAYQQNYVSDIILAVIYIGAVGLLLDRFVAWLQRWILRNM
- a CDS encoding nitrate ABC transporter ATP-binding protein (This model describes the ATP binding subunits of ATP-binding cassette (ABC) transporters for nitrate transport, or for bicarbonate transport, in bacteria and archaea.); the protein is MSLFVAVENIEKSFPLSGGNEYLALKGIDLEIKQGEFISLIGHSGCGKSTLLNLIAGLELPTDGAVSLEGQQITAPGPDRMVVFQNYSLFPWLTVRENIALAVDEVLRDLPKEERQAIVEEHIQLVGLGHAADKPPAQLSGGMKQRVAIARGLATRPKLLLLDEPFGALDALTRGNLQEKLMQICEENHVTAVMVTHDVDEAVLLSDRIVMLTNGPGSKIGGILEVDIPRPRKRMDVVHHPSYYSLRSEIIYFLNQQKRVKKLNARKVTTVARHGLEKVNLEIGYVPLMACAPLVVAQEKAFFAKHGLDEVSLVRETSWRGIVDGLTENYLDAAQMPAGMPVWMSVGGQGGSPLPIVSSLTMSRNGNGITLSKALYDEGIQTVDDFRNLLRSTADKQHIMGIVHPASMHNLLLRYWLAANQIDPDRDVQLRTIPPAQMVADLKDGTIDGYCIGEPWNAWAAQKEIGFTIASDLEIWNGHPGKVLGVREDWANRYPNSHVALVKALLEACQYCEDPANWDELRELLSDRRYLSCPKEYIQFSQSTADDLAVPHHRFAGAGVNRPSRTEHLWMMTQLARWGDVPFPRNWVEILERVCRVGVFSTAARELGLSEVVNYQRSTPVELFDGVPFNAEDPIAYLNSLPIHRDFSVAEIALDQPRPIAAA